One genomic segment of Sorex araneus isolate mSorAra2 chromosome X, mSorAra2.pri, whole genome shotgun sequence includes these proteins:
- the ZNF142 gene encoding zinc finger protein 142 isoform X2 — protein MANAVLDAQQPAGSTGDLDGLYPELLLIPPPLSTRGLLEPAESGCPSENPAPPTADPGCLLVEATATEEDPGNMEIIVEAVAGNLSPGAPGESPGVLVKVVEVYFCEHCERSFSEPALLALHQCPEPLPRPGPSPAEPSPAQSQNPAATDGPLPCPVCGQEFAQPQALKSHFKAHRGAPDTFPCPEPGCAFAAAARRALQQHLRQAHGAVPVPCAFRGCPLLFASQQGMERHRQAHYPFHCRLCSFAGSNVKLFRQHQRSHGAAPPGGPAVPGVTPSPPEHSGLPLPGPETSMEDDAEKEEETSPQKDTPPAPEGGQEAQPAEGGAAPGPEPLFKTHMCPECKRCFKKRTHLAEHLHLHFPDPSLQCPNCQKFFTSKSKLRTHLLRERGQKAHGCPLCHYRAVERNALHRHMASMHEGSSNLYSDTYACPVCRAEFRLSQALKEHLKGHAAAAAAAPPALGCLQAGCRYAAPDRRALVRHLREAHGARAVECRHHACPLLFATAEAMEAHHRSHYAFHCPHCDFACSNKHLFRKHKKQGHAGSQELRCPFCAFATFNPVAYQDHVGKMHAHEKIHQCSECSFATAHKRVLIRHMLLHTGEKPHKCELCDFTCRDVSYLPKHMLTHSDTKDYMCTECGYVTKWKHYLSVHMRKHAGDLRYQCNQCPYRCHRADQLSSHKLRHQGKSLMCEVCAFACKRKYELQKHMASQHHPGAPAQLYPCRYCSYQSRHKQALLSHENCKHTRLREFRCALCDYRSFSSTTLFLHKRKAHGYVPGDQVWQLRCAGQEVGAAASKQCPSPAPDSQPPGTPPEGPAGDPGTQEHPGLESPLPEIREDSAGRRDEPEAQGSPCPAAEVDEGGCTLHLEALDVELEAVAEPPLEALAETDPMELGPLEGPEGPAESATPPPPPPLPPDLGTEQEPLGAQPAPESPGRAPASEEPPDPWVGALEAAPPSETGPLAQPPEAESLLRALRRRDKEQAETLVLEGRVQMVVVQDEAPAFRCPHCPFVARREKALSLHARAACPGRRAPLLCPECGASFKQQRGLSTHLLKKCPVVQGKSKGPVLAAAGGGTAPPAPAEDEPGAPRDPSPALPPEEPEETAAPLAPPPDPALEPPSSPPETPEKFHFEQGKFRCAACPFLCSRLSSITSHVAEGCRGGRAKRGAAHPPAGSPWDPEGQPKPKGARFSCPTCPFSCQQERALRTHQARGCPLQGPAGEPLRCDLCPFTAPGAAALRLHQRRRHPAAAPPARGPRPPLQCADCGFTCKQSRCLQQHRRVKHEGVKPHQCPFCDFSTTRRYRLEAHQSRHTGVGRIPCSSCPQTFGTNSKLRLHRLRVHDKTPTHFCPLCDYSGYLRHDITRHVNSCHRGTPAFACPQCEAQFSSETALKQHALRRHPEPPADADANAAGAHEGPLHCARCGVQCPSPASLRGHTRKQHPRQLECAACQAAFPSRPALEAHRRQQHFSHRCGVCDFAARERGGLVKHYLERHEGDGDGEPPSRRCPFCDFACRHQLVLDHHVKGHGGTRLYKCTDCAYSTKNRQKITWHSRIHTGEKPYRCHLCPYACADPSRLKYHMRIHKEERKYLCPDCGYKCKWVNQLKYHMTKHTGLKPYRCPECEYCTNRADALRVHQETRHRDARAFMCEQCGKAFKTRFLLRTHLRKHSEARPYVCNVCRRAFRWAAGLRHHALTHTDRHPFFCRLCSYKAKQKFQVVKHVRRHHPDQADPSQGVGKDPSTPTVHLHDVQLEEPGPRAPDAPPTGPEG, from the exons GTGTGCTGGTGAAGGTGGTGGAGGTGTACTTCTGCGAGCACTGTGAGCGGAGCTTCTCGGAGCCGGCACTGCTGGCCCTGCATCAGTGCCCCGAACCCCTCCCGCGGCCCGGCCCGAGCCCGGCGGAGCCCAGCCCCGCGCAGAGCCAGAACCCCGCCGCCACCGacggccccctgccctgccccgtgtgCGGCCAGGAGtttgcccagccccaggccctgaaGAGCCACTTCAAGGCCCACCGCGGCGCGCCCGACACCTTCCCCTGCCCGGAGCCGGGCTGCGCCTTCGCCGCGGCGGCGCGCCGGGCGCTGCAGCAGCACCTGAGACAGGCGCACGGCGCCGTGCCCGTGCCCTGCGCCTTCCGGGGCTGCCCGCTGCTCTTCGCCAGCCAGCAGGGCATGGAGCGCCACCGGCAGGCCCACTACCCTTTCCACTGCCGCCTCTGCAGCTTCGCGGGCTCCAACGTCAAGCTCTTCCGGCAGCACCAGCGCAGCCACGGGGCCGCGCCGCCCGGAGGACCCGCCGTGCCAG GAGTCACGCCTTCACCTCCAGAGCACTCGGGCCTGCCCCTTCCGGGGCCGGAGACCTCCATGGAGGACGAtgcagagaaggaggaggagaccagCCCCCAGAAGGACACCCCGCCGGCCCCGGAGGGCGGCCAGGAGGCTCAGCCCGCGGAAG gggGCGCGGCCCCGGGGCCCGAGCCGCTCTTCAAGACGCACATGTGCCCCGAGTGCAAGCGCTGCTTTAAGAAGCGGACGCACCTGGCCGAGCACCTGCACCTGCACTTCCCGGACCCCAGCCTGCAGTGCCCCAACTGCCAGAAGTTCTTCACCAGCAAGAGCAAGCTGCGCACGCACCTGCTGCGCGAGCGGGGCCAGAAGGCGCACGGCTGCCCGCTGTGCCACTACCGCGCCGTGGAGCGCAACGCGCTGCACCGCCACATGGCCAGCATGCACGAGGGCAGCAGCAACCTCTACTCAGACACCTACGCCTGCCCCGTGTGCCGCGCCGAGTTCCGCCTCAGCCAGGCCCTCAAGGAGCACCTCAAGGGCCacgcggccgccgcggccgccgcgcccccGGCCCTGGGCTGCCTGCAGGCCGGCTGCCGCTACGCCGCGCCCGACCGCCGGGCCCTGGTGCGCCACCTGCGGGAGGCGCACGGCGCGCGGGCCGTGGAGTGCCGCCACCACGCCTGCCCGCTGCTCTTCGCCACGGCCGAGGCCATGGAGGCCCACCACCGGAGCCACTACGCCTTCCACTGCCCGCACTGCGACTTCGCCTGCTCCAACAAGCACCTGTTCCGCAAGCACAAGAAGCAGGGCCACGCGGGCAGCCAGGAGCTGCGCTGCCCCTTCTGCGCCTTCGCCACCTTCAACCCCGTGGCCTACCAGGACCACGTGGGCAAGATGCACGCGCATGAGAAGATCCACCAGTGCTCCGAGTGCAGCTTTGCCACGGCCCACAAGAGGGTGCTCATCCGCCACATGCTGCTGCACACAG GTGAGAAGCCTCACAAGTGTGAGCTGTGCGACTTCACGTGCCGGGACGTGAGCTACCTGCCCAAGCACATGCTGACACACTCGGACACCAAGGACTACATGTGCACGGAGTGCGGCTACGTCACCAAGTGGAAGCACTACCTCAGCGTGCACATGCGCAAGCACGCCGGCGACCTCAG GTACCAGTGCAACCAGTGCCCCTACCGCTGCCACCGGGCCGACCAGCTGAGCAGCCACAAGCTGCGGCACCAGGGCAAGTCGCTCATGTGCGAGGTGTGCGCCTTCGCGTGCAAGCGCAAGTACGAGCTGCAGAAGCACATGGCTTCCCAGCACCACCCGGGCGCGCCTGCGCAGCTCTACCCGTGCCGCTACTGCAGCTACCAGAGCCGGCACAAGCAGGCGCTGCTGAGCCACGAGAACTGCAAGCACACGCGGCTGCGCGAGTTCCGTTGCGCGCTCTGCGACTACCGCAGCTTCAGCAGCACCACGCTCTTCCTGCACAAGCGCAAGGCGCACGGCTACGTGCCGGGCGACCAGGTCTGGCAGCTCCGCTGTGCGGGCCAGGAGGTGGGCGCCGCCGCTTCCAAGCAGtgccccagcccggccccagaCTCCCAACCACCGGGCACCCCGCCAGAGGGGCCCGCTGGCGACCCCGGGACCCAGGAGCACCCCGGCCTGGAGTCACCGCTGCCCGAGATCAGGGAGGACAGCGCGGGCCGCCGGGACGAGCCcgaggcccagggcagcccctgccCAGCAGCTGAGGTGGATGAGGGGGGCTGCACGCTCCACCTGGAGGCGCTGGACGTGGAGCTGGAAGCCGTGGCTGAGCCCCCGCTGGAAGCGCTTGCAGAAACGGACCCCATGGAGCTGGGGCCGCTGGAAGGGCCCGAGGGTCCCGCGGAAAGTGCCAccccgccgccaccgccaccgcTGCCCCCGGACCTGGGGACGGAGCAGGAGCCCCTAGGGGCCCAGCCAGCCCCCGAGAGCCCCGGACGGGCACCTGCCTCCGAGGAGCCCCCTGACCCCTGGGTGGGAGCCTTGGAGGCGGCGCCCCCGTCAGAGACGgggcccctggcccagccccccgAGGCGGAGTCCCTGCTCCGGGCGCTGCGGCGGCGGGACAAGGAGCAGGCCGAGACGCTGGTGCTGGAGGGCCGCGTGCAGATGGTGGTGGTCCAGGACGAGGCCCCGGCCTTCCGCTGCCCACACTGCCCCTTTGTCGCCCgccgggagaaagccctgagcctgCACGCCCGGGCTGCGTGCCCAGGCCGCCGCGCACCCCTCTTGTGCCCCGAGTGTGGCGCCAGCTTCAAGCAGCAGCGCGGCCTCAGCACCCACCTGCTGAAGAAGTGCCCCGTGGTGCAGGGCAAGAGCAAGGGGCCGGTCCTGGCCGCTGCGGGCGGTGGGACGGCCCCTCCCGCACCCGCGGAGGACGAGCCGGGGGCCCCCCgagacccctccccagcccttcccccagAGGAGCCCGAGGAAACGGCGgcacccctcgccccgcccccggaCCCTGCCTTGGAgcccccctcctcgcccccgGAGACCCCCGAGAAGTTCCACTTCGAGCAAGGCAAGTTCCGCTGCGCCGCCTGCCCCTTCCTCTGCTCCCGGCTCTCCTCCATCACCTCGCACGTGGCCGAGGGCTGCCGCGGGGGGCGCGCCAAGCGGGGGGCCGCCCACCCGCCGGCCGGCTCCCCGTGGGACCCCGAGGGCCAGCCCAAGCCCAAGGGGGCGCGCTTCTCCTGCCCCACCTGCCCCTTCAGCTGCCAGCAGGAGCGGGCCCTGAGGACGCACCAGGCGCGGGGCTGTCCCCTGCAGGGGCCGGCGGGCGAGCCTCTCCGCTGCGACCTCTGCCCTTTCACCGCCCCCGGCGCCGCGGCGCTGCGGCTCCACCAGCGGCGGAGGCACCCGGctgccgcgcccccggcccgcggcccccgccccccgctgcagTGCGCCGACTGCGGCTTCACCTGCAAGCAGAGCCGCTGCCTGCAGCAGCACCGGCGCGTCAAGCACGAGGGCGTGAAGCCGCACCAGTGCCCCTTCTGCGACTTCTCCACCACGCGCCGCTACCGCCTGGAGGCGCACCAGTCGCGGCACACGGGCGTGGGCCGCATCCCCTGCAGCTCCTGCCCGCAGACCTTCGGCACCAACTCCAAGCTGCGCCTGCACCGCCTGCGCGTGCACGACAAGACCCCCACCCACTTCTGCCCGCTGTGCGACTACAGCGGCTACCTGCGGCATGACATCACGCGCCACGTCAACAGCTGCCACCGCGGTACGCCGGCCTTCGCCTGCCCCCAGTGCGAGGCGCAGTTCAGCTCCGAGACGGCGCTCAAGCAGCACGCGCTGCGCCGGCACCCAGAGCCCCCCGCCGACGCCGACGCCAACGCCGCCGGGGCGCACGAGGGCCCGCTGCACTGCGCACGCTGCGGGGTGCAgtgccccagccccgccagcctgCGGGGCCACACCCGCAAGCAGCACCCGCGGCAGCTCGAGTGCGCCGCCTGCCAGGCGGCCTTCCCCAGCCGGCCCGCGCTCGAGGCGCACCGGCGGCAGCAGCACTTCAGCCACCGCTGCGGTGTCTGCGACTTCGCGGCCCGCGAGCGCGGGGGCCTGGTGAAGCATTACCTGGAGCGGCACGAGGGGGACGGCGACGGGGAGCCGCCGTCCCGGCGCTGCCCCTTCTGTGACTTCGCCTGCCGCCACCAGCTGGTTCTCGACCACCACGTGAAGGGCCACGGCGGCACCAGGCTCTACAAGTGCACCGACTGCGCCTACAGCACCAAGAACCGCCAGAAGATCACCTGGCACAGCCGCATCCACACCGGCGAGAAGCCCTACCGCTGCCACCTCTGTCCCTACGCCTGCGCCGACCCCTCGCGCCTCAAG TACCACATGAGGATCCACAAGGAAGAGCGGAAGTACCTGTGCCCGGACTGCGGCTACAAGTGCAAGTGGGTCAACCAGCTTAAGTACCACATGACCAAGCACACGG GACTGAAGCCGTACCGGTGTCCCGAGTGCGAGTACTGCACCAACCGCGCCGACGCGCTGCGCGTGCACCAGGAGACGCGGCACCGGGACGCGCGCGCCTTCATGTGCGAGCAGTGCGGCAAGGCCTTCAAGACGCGCTTCCTGCTGCGCACGCACCTGCGCAAGCACAGCGAGGCGCGGCCCTACGTGTGCAACGTGTGCCGCCGCGCCTTCCGCTGGGCCGCCGGCCTGCGTCACCACGCGCTCACGCACACCGACCGCCACCCCTTCTTCTGCCGCCTCTGCAGCTACAAGGCCAAGCAGAAGTTCCAGGTGGTCAAGCACGTGCGCCGCCACCACCCCGACCAGGCCGACCCGAGCCAGGGCGTGGGAaaggaccccagcacccccaccgtGCACCTCCACGACGTGCAGCTGGAGGAGCCCGGCCCTCGCGCCCCGGACGCGCCCCCGACCGGCCCCGAGGGTTGA
- the ZNF142 gene encoding zinc finger protein 142 isoform X1, giving the protein MANAVLDAQQPAGSTGDLDGLYPELLLIPPPLSTRGLLEPAESGCPSENPAPPTADPGCLLVEATATEEDPGNMEIIVEAVAGNLSPGAPGESPGVLVKVVEVYFCEHCERSFSEPALLALHQCPEPLPRPGPSPAEPSPAQSQNPAATDGPLPCPVCGQEFAQPQALKSHFKAHRGAPDTFPCPEPGCAFAAAARRALQQHLRQAHGAVPVPCAFRGCPLLFASQQGMERHRQAHYPFHCRLCSFAGSNVKLFRQHQRSHGAAPPGGPAVPGGVTPSPPEHSGLPLPGPETSMEDDAEKEEETSPQKDTPPAPEGGQEAQPAEGGAAPGPEPLFKTHMCPECKRCFKKRTHLAEHLHLHFPDPSLQCPNCQKFFTSKSKLRTHLLRERGQKAHGCPLCHYRAVERNALHRHMASMHEGSSNLYSDTYACPVCRAEFRLSQALKEHLKGHAAAAAAAPPALGCLQAGCRYAAPDRRALVRHLREAHGARAVECRHHACPLLFATAEAMEAHHRSHYAFHCPHCDFACSNKHLFRKHKKQGHAGSQELRCPFCAFATFNPVAYQDHVGKMHAHEKIHQCSECSFATAHKRVLIRHMLLHTGEKPHKCELCDFTCRDVSYLPKHMLTHSDTKDYMCTECGYVTKWKHYLSVHMRKHAGDLRYQCNQCPYRCHRADQLSSHKLRHQGKSLMCEVCAFACKRKYELQKHMASQHHPGAPAQLYPCRYCSYQSRHKQALLSHENCKHTRLREFRCALCDYRSFSSTTLFLHKRKAHGYVPGDQVWQLRCAGQEVGAAASKQCPSPAPDSQPPGTPPEGPAGDPGTQEHPGLESPLPEIREDSAGRRDEPEAQGSPCPAAEVDEGGCTLHLEALDVELEAVAEPPLEALAETDPMELGPLEGPEGPAESATPPPPPPLPPDLGTEQEPLGAQPAPESPGRAPASEEPPDPWVGALEAAPPSETGPLAQPPEAESLLRALRRRDKEQAETLVLEGRVQMVVVQDEAPAFRCPHCPFVARREKALSLHARAACPGRRAPLLCPECGASFKQQRGLSTHLLKKCPVVQGKSKGPVLAAAGGGTAPPAPAEDEPGAPRDPSPALPPEEPEETAAPLAPPPDPALEPPSSPPETPEKFHFEQGKFRCAACPFLCSRLSSITSHVAEGCRGGRAKRGAAHPPAGSPWDPEGQPKPKGARFSCPTCPFSCQQERALRTHQARGCPLQGPAGEPLRCDLCPFTAPGAAALRLHQRRRHPAAAPPARGPRPPLQCADCGFTCKQSRCLQQHRRVKHEGVKPHQCPFCDFSTTRRYRLEAHQSRHTGVGRIPCSSCPQTFGTNSKLRLHRLRVHDKTPTHFCPLCDYSGYLRHDITRHVNSCHRGTPAFACPQCEAQFSSETALKQHALRRHPEPPADADANAAGAHEGPLHCARCGVQCPSPASLRGHTRKQHPRQLECAACQAAFPSRPALEAHRRQQHFSHRCGVCDFAARERGGLVKHYLERHEGDGDGEPPSRRCPFCDFACRHQLVLDHHVKGHGGTRLYKCTDCAYSTKNRQKITWHSRIHTGEKPYRCHLCPYACADPSRLKYHMRIHKEERKYLCPDCGYKCKWVNQLKYHMTKHTGLKPYRCPECEYCTNRADALRVHQETRHRDARAFMCEQCGKAFKTRFLLRTHLRKHSEARPYVCNVCRRAFRWAAGLRHHALTHTDRHPFFCRLCSYKAKQKFQVVKHVRRHHPDQADPSQGVGKDPSTPTVHLHDVQLEEPGPRAPDAPPTGPEG; this is encoded by the exons GTGTGCTGGTGAAGGTGGTGGAGGTGTACTTCTGCGAGCACTGTGAGCGGAGCTTCTCGGAGCCGGCACTGCTGGCCCTGCATCAGTGCCCCGAACCCCTCCCGCGGCCCGGCCCGAGCCCGGCGGAGCCCAGCCCCGCGCAGAGCCAGAACCCCGCCGCCACCGacggccccctgccctgccccgtgtgCGGCCAGGAGtttgcccagccccaggccctgaaGAGCCACTTCAAGGCCCACCGCGGCGCGCCCGACACCTTCCCCTGCCCGGAGCCGGGCTGCGCCTTCGCCGCGGCGGCGCGCCGGGCGCTGCAGCAGCACCTGAGACAGGCGCACGGCGCCGTGCCCGTGCCCTGCGCCTTCCGGGGCTGCCCGCTGCTCTTCGCCAGCCAGCAGGGCATGGAGCGCCACCGGCAGGCCCACTACCCTTTCCACTGCCGCCTCTGCAGCTTCGCGGGCTCCAACGTCAAGCTCTTCCGGCAGCACCAGCGCAGCCACGGGGCCGCGCCGCCCGGAGGACCCGCCGTGCCAG GAGGAGTCACGCCTTCACCTCCAGAGCACTCGGGCCTGCCCCTTCCGGGGCCGGAGACCTCCATGGAGGACGAtgcagagaaggaggaggagaccagCCCCCAGAAGGACACCCCGCCGGCCCCGGAGGGCGGCCAGGAGGCTCAGCCCGCGGAAG gggGCGCGGCCCCGGGGCCCGAGCCGCTCTTCAAGACGCACATGTGCCCCGAGTGCAAGCGCTGCTTTAAGAAGCGGACGCACCTGGCCGAGCACCTGCACCTGCACTTCCCGGACCCCAGCCTGCAGTGCCCCAACTGCCAGAAGTTCTTCACCAGCAAGAGCAAGCTGCGCACGCACCTGCTGCGCGAGCGGGGCCAGAAGGCGCACGGCTGCCCGCTGTGCCACTACCGCGCCGTGGAGCGCAACGCGCTGCACCGCCACATGGCCAGCATGCACGAGGGCAGCAGCAACCTCTACTCAGACACCTACGCCTGCCCCGTGTGCCGCGCCGAGTTCCGCCTCAGCCAGGCCCTCAAGGAGCACCTCAAGGGCCacgcggccgccgcggccgccgcgcccccGGCCCTGGGCTGCCTGCAGGCCGGCTGCCGCTACGCCGCGCCCGACCGCCGGGCCCTGGTGCGCCACCTGCGGGAGGCGCACGGCGCGCGGGCCGTGGAGTGCCGCCACCACGCCTGCCCGCTGCTCTTCGCCACGGCCGAGGCCATGGAGGCCCACCACCGGAGCCACTACGCCTTCCACTGCCCGCACTGCGACTTCGCCTGCTCCAACAAGCACCTGTTCCGCAAGCACAAGAAGCAGGGCCACGCGGGCAGCCAGGAGCTGCGCTGCCCCTTCTGCGCCTTCGCCACCTTCAACCCCGTGGCCTACCAGGACCACGTGGGCAAGATGCACGCGCATGAGAAGATCCACCAGTGCTCCGAGTGCAGCTTTGCCACGGCCCACAAGAGGGTGCTCATCCGCCACATGCTGCTGCACACAG GTGAGAAGCCTCACAAGTGTGAGCTGTGCGACTTCACGTGCCGGGACGTGAGCTACCTGCCCAAGCACATGCTGACACACTCGGACACCAAGGACTACATGTGCACGGAGTGCGGCTACGTCACCAAGTGGAAGCACTACCTCAGCGTGCACATGCGCAAGCACGCCGGCGACCTCAG GTACCAGTGCAACCAGTGCCCCTACCGCTGCCACCGGGCCGACCAGCTGAGCAGCCACAAGCTGCGGCACCAGGGCAAGTCGCTCATGTGCGAGGTGTGCGCCTTCGCGTGCAAGCGCAAGTACGAGCTGCAGAAGCACATGGCTTCCCAGCACCACCCGGGCGCGCCTGCGCAGCTCTACCCGTGCCGCTACTGCAGCTACCAGAGCCGGCACAAGCAGGCGCTGCTGAGCCACGAGAACTGCAAGCACACGCGGCTGCGCGAGTTCCGTTGCGCGCTCTGCGACTACCGCAGCTTCAGCAGCACCACGCTCTTCCTGCACAAGCGCAAGGCGCACGGCTACGTGCCGGGCGACCAGGTCTGGCAGCTCCGCTGTGCGGGCCAGGAGGTGGGCGCCGCCGCTTCCAAGCAGtgccccagcccggccccagaCTCCCAACCACCGGGCACCCCGCCAGAGGGGCCCGCTGGCGACCCCGGGACCCAGGAGCACCCCGGCCTGGAGTCACCGCTGCCCGAGATCAGGGAGGACAGCGCGGGCCGCCGGGACGAGCCcgaggcccagggcagcccctgccCAGCAGCTGAGGTGGATGAGGGGGGCTGCACGCTCCACCTGGAGGCGCTGGACGTGGAGCTGGAAGCCGTGGCTGAGCCCCCGCTGGAAGCGCTTGCAGAAACGGACCCCATGGAGCTGGGGCCGCTGGAAGGGCCCGAGGGTCCCGCGGAAAGTGCCAccccgccgccaccgccaccgcTGCCCCCGGACCTGGGGACGGAGCAGGAGCCCCTAGGGGCCCAGCCAGCCCCCGAGAGCCCCGGACGGGCACCTGCCTCCGAGGAGCCCCCTGACCCCTGGGTGGGAGCCTTGGAGGCGGCGCCCCCGTCAGAGACGgggcccctggcccagccccccgAGGCGGAGTCCCTGCTCCGGGCGCTGCGGCGGCGGGACAAGGAGCAGGCCGAGACGCTGGTGCTGGAGGGCCGCGTGCAGATGGTGGTGGTCCAGGACGAGGCCCCGGCCTTCCGCTGCCCACACTGCCCCTTTGTCGCCCgccgggagaaagccctgagcctgCACGCCCGGGCTGCGTGCCCAGGCCGCCGCGCACCCCTCTTGTGCCCCGAGTGTGGCGCCAGCTTCAAGCAGCAGCGCGGCCTCAGCACCCACCTGCTGAAGAAGTGCCCCGTGGTGCAGGGCAAGAGCAAGGGGCCGGTCCTGGCCGCTGCGGGCGGTGGGACGGCCCCTCCCGCACCCGCGGAGGACGAGCCGGGGGCCCCCCgagacccctccccagcccttcccccagAGGAGCCCGAGGAAACGGCGgcacccctcgccccgcccccggaCCCTGCCTTGGAgcccccctcctcgcccccgGAGACCCCCGAGAAGTTCCACTTCGAGCAAGGCAAGTTCCGCTGCGCCGCCTGCCCCTTCCTCTGCTCCCGGCTCTCCTCCATCACCTCGCACGTGGCCGAGGGCTGCCGCGGGGGGCGCGCCAAGCGGGGGGCCGCCCACCCGCCGGCCGGCTCCCCGTGGGACCCCGAGGGCCAGCCCAAGCCCAAGGGGGCGCGCTTCTCCTGCCCCACCTGCCCCTTCAGCTGCCAGCAGGAGCGGGCCCTGAGGACGCACCAGGCGCGGGGCTGTCCCCTGCAGGGGCCGGCGGGCGAGCCTCTCCGCTGCGACCTCTGCCCTTTCACCGCCCCCGGCGCCGCGGCGCTGCGGCTCCACCAGCGGCGGAGGCACCCGGctgccgcgcccccggcccgcggcccccgccccccgctgcagTGCGCCGACTGCGGCTTCACCTGCAAGCAGAGCCGCTGCCTGCAGCAGCACCGGCGCGTCAAGCACGAGGGCGTGAAGCCGCACCAGTGCCCCTTCTGCGACTTCTCCACCACGCGCCGCTACCGCCTGGAGGCGCACCAGTCGCGGCACACGGGCGTGGGCCGCATCCCCTGCAGCTCCTGCCCGCAGACCTTCGGCACCAACTCCAAGCTGCGCCTGCACCGCCTGCGCGTGCACGACAAGACCCCCACCCACTTCTGCCCGCTGTGCGACTACAGCGGCTACCTGCGGCATGACATCACGCGCCACGTCAACAGCTGCCACCGCGGTACGCCGGCCTTCGCCTGCCCCCAGTGCGAGGCGCAGTTCAGCTCCGAGACGGCGCTCAAGCAGCACGCGCTGCGCCGGCACCCAGAGCCCCCCGCCGACGCCGACGCCAACGCCGCCGGGGCGCACGAGGGCCCGCTGCACTGCGCACGCTGCGGGGTGCAgtgccccagccccgccagcctgCGGGGCCACACCCGCAAGCAGCACCCGCGGCAGCTCGAGTGCGCCGCCTGCCAGGCGGCCTTCCCCAGCCGGCCCGCGCTCGAGGCGCACCGGCGGCAGCAGCACTTCAGCCACCGCTGCGGTGTCTGCGACTTCGCGGCCCGCGAGCGCGGGGGCCTGGTGAAGCATTACCTGGAGCGGCACGAGGGGGACGGCGACGGGGAGCCGCCGTCCCGGCGCTGCCCCTTCTGTGACTTCGCCTGCCGCCACCAGCTGGTTCTCGACCACCACGTGAAGGGCCACGGCGGCACCAGGCTCTACAAGTGCACCGACTGCGCCTACAGCACCAAGAACCGCCAGAAGATCACCTGGCACAGCCGCATCCACACCGGCGAGAAGCCCTACCGCTGCCACCTCTGTCCCTACGCCTGCGCCGACCCCTCGCGCCTCAAG TACCACATGAGGATCCACAAGGAAGAGCGGAAGTACCTGTGCCCGGACTGCGGCTACAAGTGCAAGTGGGTCAACCAGCTTAAGTACCACATGACCAAGCACACGG GACTGAAGCCGTACCGGTGTCCCGAGTGCGAGTACTGCACCAACCGCGCCGACGCGCTGCGCGTGCACCAGGAGACGCGGCACCGGGACGCGCGCGCCTTCATGTGCGAGCAGTGCGGCAAGGCCTTCAAGACGCGCTTCCTGCTGCGCACGCACCTGCGCAAGCACAGCGAGGCGCGGCCCTACGTGTGCAACGTGTGCCGCCGCGCCTTCCGCTGGGCCGCCGGCCTGCGTCACCACGCGCTCACGCACACCGACCGCCACCCCTTCTTCTGCCGCCTCTGCAGCTACAAGGCCAAGCAGAAGTTCCAGGTGGTCAAGCACGTGCGCCGCCACCACCCCGACCAGGCCGACCCGAGCCAGGGCGTGGGAaaggaccccagcacccccaccgtGCACCTCCACGACGTGCAGCTGGAGGAGCCCGGCCCTCGCGCCCCGGACGCGCCCCCGACCGGCCCCGAGGGTTGA